In one Neobacillus sp. WH10 genomic region, the following are encoded:
- a CDS encoding LysE family translocator — protein MCILLIILPGPDTAMTTKNTLTSGRSGGIKTLLGTCCALLIHTFAAVIGLSAIIVKSALLFSVFKYFGAIYLIYIGFKTLWSLKNNEAAASIETDTENKYGQKSCFRQGFLTNLLNPKVAVFFLTFLPQFVDSGNNTFVPFLIMGLTYTILTAIWFIPYVYLINQISTFMKKPATQKIVQGITGIALLGFGLKLAFEKSHS, from the coding sequence ACCGGATACAGCCATGACAACAAAGAATACCCTAACTTCAGGCAGGTCTGGCGGCATTAAAACCCTTTTGGGTACTTGTTGCGCCCTTTTGATCCATACTTTTGCAGCAGTTATTGGGCTTTCCGCCATAATAGTTAAATCTGCCTTACTATTTTCTGTATTCAAATATTTTGGAGCAATTTATTTAATTTACATTGGCTTTAAAACATTATGGTCCCTAAAAAATAATGAAGCTGCCGCAAGTATAGAGACAGACACTGAAAATAAGTACGGACAAAAATCCTGTTTTCGCCAAGGATTTCTTACTAATCTCCTTAACCCTAAGGTTGCCGTCTTCTTTTTAACCTTTTTGCCGCAATTCGTGGATTCAGGTAATAACACTTTTGTACCGTTTCTTATCATGGGCTTAACTTATACCATATTAACTGCTATCTGGTTCATTCCTTATGTTTATTTAATTAATCAAATCAGCACATTTATGAAAAAGCCAGCAACACAAAAGATTGTTCAAGGAATAACTGGGATTGCTCTTCTTGGTTTTGGCCTAAAACTAGCCTTCGAAAAGTCTCATTCTTAG
- a CDS encoding radical SAM protein: protein MPNRPYLFYELTNSICSTCLRKVEAKVIIENDKVYLVKRCMKHELEKVLISTDVEYYKWCREFIKPSEMPYRWNTPIKYGCPYDCGLCPDHEQHSCLTLLEITERCNLKCPICYAESSPQKGSFRSLEKIEFMLDNIIKNERFADIVQISGGEPTIHPQFFEILDLAKSRPIRHIMVNTNGLRIANDKEFVKKLATYSPGFEIYLQFDSFEKETLEELRGVDLREVRQKAIENLNEFNISTTLVVTLKKGLNDHEIGKIIQYGLKQKCVRGVTFQPIQAAGRLEEYDPSTNRLTLSEVRQMIIDQSNVFGSKDIIPVPCHPDCLAMGYALKQHDEVTPLTGLIDPNILLEGDRNTIVFEQDDNIKNMIFKLFSLNHSPDSSALSLQDLLCCLPKVAMPGQIGYDNVFRVIIMQFLDAYNFDVRSVKKSCVHIAHPDGRIIPFDTYNLFYRDDKEEELKKIQAEIEGRPFIHAE, encoded by the coding sequence ATGCCTAATCGTCCCTATTTATTTTATGAATTAACGAACAGCATTTGTTCCACCTGTTTAAGGAAAGTAGAAGCGAAGGTCATTATTGAAAACGACAAGGTATACTTGGTGAAGCGGTGCATGAAGCATGAGCTGGAAAAGGTCTTGATATCAACTGATGTGGAGTACTATAAATGGTGTCGAGAATTTATCAAGCCTTCGGAAATGCCTTATCGCTGGAATACACCGATAAAATATGGATGTCCCTATGATTGCGGGCTATGCCCCGATCATGAACAGCATAGCTGTTTGACACTTTTAGAAATTACCGAGAGATGTAATTTGAAATGCCCGATTTGTTATGCAGAATCCTCTCCTCAAAAGGGAAGCTTTCGCAGCTTAGAAAAAATTGAATTTATGCTCGATAATATCATAAAAAATGAACGGTTTGCTGATATCGTACAAATCAGCGGCGGGGAACCGACAATACACCCCCAGTTTTTTGAAATACTCGATCTAGCAAAATCAAGACCGATCCGGCATATAATGGTGAATACAAATGGCCTTCGAATTGCAAATGACAAAGAATTTGTGAAGAAGCTTGCCACCTATTCTCCAGGTTTTGAAATCTATCTTCAATTTGATAGTTTTGAAAAAGAAACATTGGAAGAATTAAGAGGTGTTGACTTAAGAGAAGTTAGACAAAAGGCAATTGAGAATTTAAATGAGTTCAATATTTCCACTACCCTCGTTGTAACACTGAAAAAGGGATTAAACGATCATGAGATTGGAAAAATTATTCAATATGGCTTAAAGCAAAAATGCGTCAGAGGGGTCACCTTCCAGCCAATCCAAGCAGCAGGGAGATTGGAAGAATATGATCCATCAACCAATCGCTTAACATTAAGTGAAGTAAGACAAATGATTATCGATCAGTCCAATGTATTTGGTTCAAAGGATATCATTCCTGTCCCATGCCACCCAGATTGCCTGGCAATGGGATATGCGTTAAAACAACATGATGAGGTAACACCGTTAACTGGATTAATCGACCCGAACATATTATTAGAAGGGGACCGCAATACGATTGTGTTTGAACAGGACGATAACATAAAGAATATGATTTTCAAATTGTTCTCGTTAAATCATTCACCTGATTCATCAGCTTTATCATTGCAGGATTTATTATGCTGTTTGCCAAAGGTAGCGATGCCTGGGCAAATTGGCTATGACAATGTATTTCGGGTCATCATCATGCAGTTTTTAGATGCTTACAATTTTGATGTCCGTTCTGTTAAGAAATCCTGTGTCCATATTGCCCATCCTGACGGTAGAATTATTCCGTTTGATACTTATAATCTATTTTACCGTGATGATAAAGAGGAGGAACTGAAGAAAATTCAGGCAGAGATTGAAGGAAGACCTTTTATTCATGCGGAATAG
- a CDS encoding flavin reductase family protein, with protein sequence MDDRQFRNALGKFATGVTVVVTEVDGKVHGMTANAFMSVSLNPKLVVVSIAEKAQMLEKIKQSGRFSVNILAAEQQDLSMIFAGQVKNHQEVVFDHRDGVPVLPNALAQISCEVSAAHVEGDHTLFIGKVTDIFVKDSEPLVYYSGKYRSLAEG encoded by the coding sequence ATGGATGATCGTCAATTTCGAAATGCATTGGGAAAATTTGCGACAGGGGTAACAGTGGTGGTAACAGAAGTGGATGGAAAAGTTCATGGTATGACAGCAAATGCCTTCATGTCTGTTTCGCTCAATCCAAAACTTGTCGTTGTTTCAATTGCTGAAAAAGCACAAATGCTTGAAAAAATAAAACAGAGCGGAAGATTCTCCGTTAATATATTAGCTGCAGAGCAGCAAGACCTGTCGATGATATTTGCCGGGCAGGTGAAGAATCATCAAGAAGTGGTTTTTGATCATCGAGATGGAGTCCCGGTATTGCCGAATGCGTTAGCACAAATTTCTTGTGAGGTTTCTGCTGCACATGTGGAGGGCGATCATACACTTTTTATCGGGAAGGTTACAGATATTTTTGTTAAAGATTCTGAGCCGTTAGTTTATTATAGTGGAAAATATCGATCGTTGGCAGAGGGGTAA
- a CDS encoding prolipoprotein diacylglyceryl transferase family protein — MNFPFYIFGIHPHFLFEALAYFIGFRMYLYTRNKEKIPMDKALWVVVGATLGAALGSKILYWFEDPVKTLENWNNLIYLIEGKTIVGGLLGGLIGVEIAKKWIGWTRSTGDDFVLPLAVGMMIGRIGCFLTGLDDHTYGVATKWITGVDFGDGIMRHPTQLYEIFFLLFLIIVLNYYKKKQIGWEGLLFQLFMLCYLLFRLFIDSIKPTPHPYWILNNIQIASLLGIGYYIWLISKKQTETRREIHA, encoded by the coding sequence GTGAATTTCCCTTTCTACATATTTGGAATTCATCCACACTTTTTATTTGAAGCGTTAGCATATTTTATAGGCTTCCGTATGTATTTATATACAAGAAATAAAGAGAAAATTCCGATGGATAAAGCCCTATGGGTAGTAGTAGGTGCCACATTAGGTGCTGCCCTAGGCTCAAAGATCCTATATTGGTTTGAAGACCCAGTAAAGACACTAGAAAACTGGAATAATCTCATTTATCTAATCGAAGGAAAAACCATTGTTGGCGGGTTATTAGGCGGTTTAATCGGAGTGGAGATAGCAAAAAAATGGATTGGCTGGACGCGCTCAACAGGTGATGATTTTGTGCTTCCATTAGCAGTTGGAATGATGATTGGAAGAATCGGTTGCTTTCTAACAGGTTTGGATGATCATACATATGGTGTTGCAACCAAGTGGATTACCGGTGTTGATTTCGGTGATGGAATTATGCGCCATCCTACACAGCTATATGAAATATTCTTTTTACTCTTTCTTATTATTGTCCTTAATTATTATAAAAAGAAACAGATTGGATGGGAAGGGCTCTTATTTCAATTATTCATGCTTTGTTATTTACTGTTTCGATTATTTATTGATTCTATTAAACCAACACCCCATCCTTATTGGATCCTCAACAATATCCAAATTGCTAGTTTACTAGGAATTGGATACTATATTTGGCTCATATCAAAAAAACAAACCGAAACGAGGAGAGAAATCCATGCCTAA